A genomic stretch from Sulfurimonas sediminis includes:
- a CDS encoding valine--tRNA ligase, with amino-acid sequence MSDNKYNPQETENKYYKIWEERKYFETDGNKAIQEEGKNFSIMMPPPNVTGRLHIGHALTFTLQDIITRYKRMDGYKTLWQPGTDHAGIATQNVVEKQLLEQGLTKEEIGREAFLERVWAWKEESAGIMTEQLRKMGVSPAWERERFTMDEGLQKSVKEAFVHLYNEGLIVRGNYMVNWCTHDGALSDIEVEHEEEDGKFYHMLYHFADGSGSVEVATTRPETYFGDTAVMVHPDDERYKDIIGKEVVLPLLERKIKIIADSYVDMEFGTGVVKVTPAHDQNDYEVGKRHDLEFITVFDEKGILNDYAGEFKGMERLEAREPIVKRLQEEGYIVKIEDHKHQVGHCYRCKNVVEPYISKQWFVRKEVADKSIEKTNAGEAQFFPPHWINSYNSWMGELRDWCISRQLWWGHQIPVFYCGDCDHEWATENEHPTECPKCASKNISQDPDVLDTWFSSALWPFSTLGWGNGDTEMDRLFQSQDMKDFYPNSLLITGFDILFFWVARMMMMGEHFIGELPFKHIYLHALVRDEHGQKMSKSKGNVIDPLDMVNKYSADILRFTLAVSAAQGRDIRMSVDKLEQNRNFTNKLYNASKYLQMNGDTFPDMESFCVETDLGRYMMSRLNFATKEVRTYLDEYKFNDAALTMYRFLWNEFCDWGIELSKADKASIIELGAIFKEAMKLLHPFMPFITEHLYHELSGTSLENADSIMIKKFPHKTKQRKEEKTFEIIMDAIVSIRRAKVLVDLANQKIQKAYVKIDGLSDKEKEMMLPYIAKLAKVEDVEFTDTKIENAVSDIADSCETFIPTDSIDLTPIINKLTKQDEKLQKEIGKLSGMLNNERFVANAPADVLEKNREALKEAEAKREKVLAQLDSLKA; translated from the coding sequence ATGTCAGACAACAAATACAATCCACAAGAAACCGAAAACAAATATTATAAAATTTGGGAAGAAAGAAAATACTTCGAAACAGACGGAAACAAAGCCATCCAAGAAGAAGGAAAAAACTTCTCTATTATGATGCCACCGCCAAATGTAACAGGACGACTGCATATCGGGCATGCTCTTACCTTTACACTCCAAGACATCATTACCCGCTACAAACGCATGGATGGCTATAAAACGCTTTGGCAGCCGGGAACGGACCATGCAGGAATTGCCACACAAAATGTTGTTGAAAAACAGCTTTTGGAACAGGGGCTCACCAAAGAAGAGATAGGACGCGAAGCATTTTTGGAGCGTGTCTGGGCATGGAAAGAAGAATCTGCCGGCATAATGACAGAACAACTCCGCAAAATGGGTGTAAGTCCTGCCTGGGAGAGAGAGCGCTTTACCATGGATGAAGGTCTGCAAAAGTCAGTCAAAGAGGCTTTTGTCCATCTCTACAATGAAGGTTTGATTGTTCGCGGAAACTACATGGTAAACTGGTGTACACATGACGGAGCCCTCTCAGACATCGAAGTAGAACACGAAGAAGAAGATGGCAAGTTTTACCACATGCTCTATCATTTTGCAGATGGCAGCGGCAGTGTTGAAGTGGCGACTACACGACCTGAAACCTATTTTGGAGATACTGCCGTCATGGTACATCCTGATGATGAGCGCTACAAAGACATTATAGGAAAAGAGGTTGTTTTACCACTTCTTGAGAGAAAAATAAAAATCATCGCTGATTCGTATGTTGATATGGAATTTGGAACAGGTGTCGTAAAAGTAACGCCTGCACATGACCAAAATGACTACGAAGTCGGGAAGCGTCATGATTTGGAATTTATTACGGTTTTTGATGAAAAAGGTATTTTAAATGACTATGCCGGAGAGTTTAAGGGTATGGAACGCCTTGAAGCAAGAGAGCCTATTGTAAAAAGACTGCAAGAAGAGGGTTATATCGTTAAGATAGAAGACCATAAACACCAGGTCGGACACTGTTACCGATGTAAAAACGTTGTAGAGCCTTACATTTCAAAACAGTGGTTTGTCCGCAAAGAAGTGGCAGACAAATCCATAGAAAAAACAAATGCAGGCGAAGCACAGTTTTTTCCACCGCACTGGATAAACTCCTATAACTCCTGGATGGGTGAACTGCGTGACTGGTGTATAAGCCGTCAACTCTGGTGGGGACATCAGATTCCTGTTTTTTACTGCGGAGATTGTGACCATGAATGGGCAACAGAGAATGAGCATCCGACAGAGTGTCCAAAATGTGCTTCAAAAAACATTTCGCAAGATCCTGATGTGCTTGACACCTGGTTTAGTTCTGCTTTATGGCCTTTTTCAACTCTAGGCTGGGGAAATGGCGACACCGAGATGGACAGACTTTTTCAATCACAGGATATGAAAGATTTTTATCCGAATTCTCTGCTTATTACCGGTTTTGACATTCTTTTCTTCTGGGTTGCAAGAATGATGATGATGGGTGAGCATTTCATAGGAGAACTGCCGTTTAAGCACATCTATCTGCATGCACTTGTGCGTGACGAACACGGTCAGAAAATGAGTAAATCAAAAGGCAATGTCATTGATCCGCTTGATATGGTCAACAAATACTCTGCAGATATTTTACGTTTTACCCTGGCTGTTTCTGCGGCACAGGGACGTGATATACGCATGAGTGTTGACAAACTCGAACAAAACCGTAACTTTACAAACAAACTCTACAATGCAAGCAAATACCTGCAGATGAATGGTGATACTTTTCCTGATATGGAGAGTTTTTGTGTTGAGACCGACCTTGGGCGTTACATGATGAGCCGTCTGAATTTTGCCACAAAAGAGGTTCGTACCTATCTTGATGAGTACAAGTTTAACGATGCCGCTCTTACAATGTACCGTTTTTTATGGAATGAATTTTGTGACTGGGGAATTGAGCTGAGTAAAGCGGACAAAGCATCTATCATAGAACTTGGTGCAATTTTCAAAGAAGCCATGAAACTGTTGCATCCGTTTATGCCGTTTATCACAGAACATTTATACCATGAACTCAGCGGCACTTCTTTGGAAAATGCTGATTCTATTATGATTAAGAAATTTCCGCACAAAACAAAACAGCGTAAAGAAGAAAAAACATTTGAAATCATTATGGATGCCATTGTCTCTATTCGCCGTGCAAAAGTTTTGGTTGATTTGGCAAACCAGAAAATCCAAAAAGCCTATGTCAAAATTGACGGTCTGAGCGATAAAGAAAAAGAGATGATGCTGCCTTACATCGCTAAACTTGCAAAGGTTGAAGATGTCGAATTTACCGATACAAAAATAGAAAATGCGGTCAGTGACATCGCAGACAGCTGTGAGACATTTATTCCGACAGACTCTATTGATTTGACGCCGATTATCAACAAACTGACAAAACAGGATGAAAAACTCCAAAAAGAGATAGGCAAACTGAGCGGTATGCTGAATAACGAACGCTTTGTTGCGAATGCTCCTGCGGATGTTTTGGAAAAAAACCGTGAAGCCCTCAAAGAAGCAGAAGCCAAACGTGAAAAAGTTTTAGCACAATTAGATTCATTAAAGGCATAG
- a CDS encoding SulP family inorganic anion transporter — protein sequence MFDIRKYTSPNIKNDILSGLVVAVALVPEAIAFSFIAGVSPIVGLYTAFILGVITALIGGKPGMISGATGSVAVVIVGLVIEANLKLTAQGYSGDELYFHMLHYVLLATIIAGLIQVAVGVLKFGKFIRLVPQPALYGFVNGLAIVIAMAQFKFFDGQGLSMYVIVAITMFIMYFLPKYTKAVPSGLVAIVLLTLVVYFTHLDTLTVGALADLSEFKGKLPHLIIPDTLFSLDAIIMVLPYAVIMALVGLIESLLTLAVLDEMSGTRGSGNQECIALGTGNIACGFFGGMAGCAMIGQSIINYTSGGLGRLSSFTAAVGLLILVISLTDVLNAIPVGVLVGIMFMVSIGTFEWSSFSHLKHMPRADVFVMVVVTIITVVEDLAVAVIAGVIISALVFAWKHARIWAKTHTEADGTKVYELEGPLFFASATTFSDNFDIQNDPPKVVIDFKNARVLDFSGVEAIDSLVKKYEDAGKNLLLRHLSDDCKKIMKKAGPHCSYEEDDPTYKVAINY from the coding sequence TTGTTTGACATAAGAAAATACACCTCTCCAAATATAAAAAATGACATTTTATCAGGACTTGTGGTGGCTGTTGCACTTGTTCCTGAAGCCATTGCTTTTAGCTTTATAGCAGGTGTCAGTCCTATTGTAGGACTTTATACGGCTTTTATCCTAGGTGTTATTACTGCGCTTATCGGTGGCAAACCGGGAATGATTAGTGGAGCTACCGGCAGTGTCGCTGTTGTTATCGTCGGGCTTGTTATAGAAGCAAACCTGAAATTAACGGCACAGGGGTATAGCGGAGATGAGCTCTACTTCCATATGCTCCACTATGTTTTGCTGGCAACCATCATAGCAGGACTCATTCAGGTTGCAGTAGGCGTGCTCAAATTTGGAAAGTTCATTCGTCTTGTTCCCCAACCTGCTCTGTATGGTTTTGTAAATGGTCTGGCAATCGTTATTGCCATGGCACAGTTTAAATTCTTTGACGGACAGGGTTTAAGTATGTATGTTATCGTAGCCATTACCATGTTTATCATGTACTTCTTGCCAAAATATACAAAGGCGGTTCCCTCAGGACTTGTTGCCATTGTCCTTTTAACACTTGTCGTCTATTTTACGCATTTAGACACACTCACCGTCGGAGCCCTGGCCGATTTGTCAGAATTTAAAGGCAAACTGCCGCATCTCATTATTCCTGATACGCTTTTTAGTCTGGATGCCATTATAATGGTCCTTCCTTATGCCGTCATCATGGCACTTGTCGGTCTTATAGAATCACTCTTGACGCTTGCAGTTTTAGATGAAATGAGTGGAACAAGAGGCAGTGGAAATCAGGAGTGTATCGCACTTGGAACTGGAAACATCGCCTGTGGATTTTTTGGCGGTATGGCGGGATGTGCAATGATTGGGCAGAGTATCATCAACTATACATCAGGCGGTCTTGGACGGCTCTCCTCATTTACTGCAGCTGTCGGACTTTTAATCTTGGTCATCTCTTTAACAGATGTTTTAAATGCCATTCCGGTCGGTGTTCTTGTGGGCATTATGTTTATGGTGAGTATCGGTACCTTTGAATGGTCAAGTTTTTCGCATCTCAAACACATGCCAAGAGCCGATGTTTTTGTTATGGTCGTTGTGACAATTATAACAGTTGTAGAAGATTTGGCTGTTGCAGTCATAGCCGGTGTTATCATCTCTGCACTTGTATTTGCATGGAAGCATGCACGCATCTGGGCAAAAACACATACCGAAGCAGATGGCACAAAAGTATACGAGCTTGAAGGTCCGCTCTTTTTTGCAAGTGCCACAACTTTTTCAGATAATTTTGACATTCAAAATGATCCGCCAAAAGTTGTCATTGATTTTAAAAATGCAAGAGTATTGGATTTTTCCGGTGTCGAAGCCATTGATTCTCTCGTAAAAAAATACGAAGATGCCGGAAAAAATCTTCTTTTGCGCCATCTAAGTGATGACTGTAAAAAAATCATGAAAAAAGCCGGACCGCATTGCAGTTATGAAGAAGATGATCCGACATACAAGGTTGCTATTAATTATTAA
- a CDS encoding diguanylate cyclase domain-containing protein, with translation MNLKSLQIKIILIFSLPALALLYFSYSLVNENYIKYKNSTSYAFSAKQTKILSKLIHNLQLERGLSAGYLVSKDEIIRKNLEKQYIHTDSAYQDLIHFSNAYQYFKKQFHSITAVRRKVLTTQISFWDEMQYYNSLNKELLQAITALMHDLESKSYNGKALIELQKLKEYLGQERAYVYNQILAPKKNEKYIHYIHLLQEKEKKLQTVFYICASKNTQNIFKQLIQKETVQKTAALRTMFFQDKLSSKEDAKIWFQTASQYITQLYNVSSHILNTIVTEALQTQKDIKQVFTYTIILWILSFISFFFFLYYINALIKKEDKLLAKIRIASHTFDSHEAIVITDKNGVVLEVNKSFTRITGYKADEIIGQTTKILKSGKHTKEFYADMWHQLLTSGQWKGDIYNKRKNGEIINFIAQFYDISDLRNAQEEAQYQANHDFLTGLMNRKALLQRLHEENAKAIRHNFIHAFLFIDLDNFKQVNDTYGHHVGDELLIQVSHRLRSVLREEDILARISGDEFTIILVNIADSKEAAKEYAQKKCQAIIKALSATFVIEGNEIHIGASIGIKIFPDEKHNIEDIMNDADKAMYVAKKNGKNSCALYDEA, from the coding sequence ATGAATTTAAAATCTTTGCAGATAAAAATTATCCTTATTTTTTCTCTTCCTGCCCTTGCATTACTTTACTTTTCCTATTCTTTGGTAAATGAAAACTATATCAAGTATAAGAACAGTACTTCCTATGCATTCTCTGCAAAACAAACAAAAATTCTCAGTAAACTCATTCATAATTTACAGCTTGAAAGAGGACTGAGTGCAGGGTATCTTGTTTCAAAAGACGAAATAATCCGAAAAAATTTGGAAAAACAGTATATCCATACAGACAGTGCCTATCAGGATCTGATTCACTTTTCTAATGCATATCAGTATTTTAAAAAACAGTTTCATTCTATTACGGCAGTAAGAAGAAAAGTTCTTACAACACAAATCAGCTTTTGGGATGAAATGCAATACTATAACTCCCTCAATAAAGAGCTGCTTCAGGCCATTACTGCACTGATGCATGATTTAGAATCAAAATCATATAACGGCAAAGCCCTTATTGAACTTCAAAAACTTAAAGAGTATTTGGGACAGGAAAGAGCGTATGTTTATAACCAGATACTCGCTCCAAAAAAAAATGAAAAGTATATACACTATATTCATCTTCTGCAGGAAAAAGAGAAAAAACTTCAGACTGTTTTTTACATATGTGCTTCCAAAAACACGCAAAATATTTTTAAACAACTCATACAAAAAGAGACTGTACAAAAAACAGCTGCCTTAAGAACAATGTTTTTTCAGGATAAACTCTCATCCAAAGAAGATGCAAAGATATGGTTTCAGACTGCTTCACAATACATTACACAACTTTACAATGTGTCAAGCCACATTCTCAATACCATTGTAACCGAGGCCCTGCAGACACAAAAAGATATAAAACAGGTTTTCACATATACAATTATCTTATGGATTCTCTCTTTTATCTCTTTTTTTTTCTTCCTCTATTATATCAATGCCCTGATCAAAAAAGAGGACAAACTTCTTGCAAAAATACGTATTGCTTCGCATACATTCGACTCACACGAGGCTATAGTCATTACTGACAAAAACGGTGTTGTTCTTGAAGTCAATAAATCTTTTACCAGAATTACAGGATATAAAGCAGATGAGATTATAGGACAGACGACTAAAATACTCAAATCAGGCAAACACACTAAAGAATTCTATGCTGACATGTGGCATCAGCTCCTTACATCCGGACAATGGAAAGGTGATATTTACAACAAACGTAAAAACGGTGAAATAATAAACTTTATAGCACAGTTTTATGATATTTCAGATCTAAGAAATGCACAGGAAGAGGCTCAATATCAGGCAAACCATGATTTTCTTACAGGACTGATGAACAGAAAAGCCTTATTGCAAAGACTGCATGAAGAGAATGCAAAAGCCATCAGACATAACTTCATTCATGCCTTTTTATTTATTGATCTGGACAATTTCAAGCAGGTGAATGATACCTATGGTCATCATGTCGGAGATGAATTACTCATTCAGGTCTCACACAGACTGCGAAGTGTTTTAAGAGAAGAAGATATCCTTGCCAGAATAAGCGGCGATGAATTCACCATCATCTTAGTCAATATAGCAGACAGCAAAGAAGCAGCCAAAGAGTATGCACAAAAAAAATGTCAAGCTATCATCAAAGCTCTTTCTGCGACATTTGTCATTGAAGGCAATGAAATTCATATTGGAGCAAGTATCGGTATCAAGATATTTCCGGATGAAAAGCATAATATAGAAGACATAATGAATGATGCGGACAAAGCTATGTATGTTGCAAAGAAAAACGGAAAAAACAGTTGTGCTCTTTATGATGAGGCATAA